The following are encoded together in the Scytonema millei VB511283 genome:
- a CDS encoding ABC transporter substrate-binding protein produces MKGKKAAIAIGLLGAIGSAIVACSPDSQNNSTQQLNPNTKLRSLAITVGDLSNPFFVLMGRGAESEAKKIAGEGVRTAVVSSGYDLNLQFNQIENFIAANTDLILLNAGDSEGIAAAVEKAKQAGITVIAVDTGAGGGVDATVTSNNLQAGQISCQYIADRLKGKGNVVIVNGPPVQSVFDRVKGCEQVFAQYPNIKILSKDQNAEGSRDGGLRVMSDLLTSFNKIDAVFAINDPSGVGAELAAKQARRNEFFIVGVDGAPEAKQAIEDPNSIFVATAAQDPLGMTQTAVRVGNDILNGKKPKNPDILIPVRLITRENVKDYKGWQ; encoded by the coding sequence ATGAAAGGGAAAAAAGCCGCGATCGCCATTGGTCTATTGGGCGCGATCGGCAGTGCCATTGTCGCTTGCTCGCCAGATAGCCAAAATAACTCTACACAGCAATTAAATCCAAACACAAAACTGCGATCGCTTGCAATTACGGTAGGCGATCTCAGCAATCCCTTCTTTGTCTTGATGGGACGAGGTGCGGAATCTGAAGCAAAGAAAATTGCTGGAGAAGGGGTACGAACTGCTGTTGTTTCTAGCGGTTACGACCTCAACTTGCAATTCAATCAAATCGAAAACTTTATTGCCGCTAACACGGACTTAATCCTGCTGAATGCTGGCGATAGTGAGGGCATTGCTGCTGCTGTGGAAAAAGCCAAACAAGCAGGCATTACCGTAATTGCAGTAGATACAGGTGCGGGTGGTGGCGTAGATGCTACCGTCACCTCTAATAATCTGCAAGCAGGGCAGATTAGCTGTCAGTATATTGCCGATCGCCTCAAAGGGAAAGGCAATGTTGTAATTGTGAATGGTCCGCCAGTACAATCTGTATTCGATCGCGTCAAAGGTTGCGAACAAGTCTTTGCTCAATACCCCAACATCAAAATACTTTCCAAAGACCAAAACGCCGAAGGTAGCAGAGATGGTGGCTTAAGAGTCATGAGCGACTTGCTGACATCATTTAACAAAATTGATGCCGTATTTGCGATCAACGATCCGAGTGGAGTTGGTGCAGAACTGGCAGCCAAGCAAGCCAGACGCAACGAGTTTTTCATTGTCGGCGTAGACGGCGCACCGGAAGCAAAACAAGCAATTGAAGATCCCAATAGTATTTTTGTTGCGACTGCTGCTCAAGATCCGCTGGGCATGACGCAAACAGCCGTTCGAGTTGGTAACGACATTCTCAATGGCAAGAAGCCGAAGAATCCCGACATTTTGATTCCAGTCAGGCTAATTACCAGAGAAAACGTCAAAGACTATAAAGGCTGGCAGTAA